The following is a genomic window from Haliaeetus albicilla chromosome 13, bHalAlb1.1, whole genome shotgun sequence.
cctcctcctccaacccttctacctcttcctcctcacccaCACCCCGGCCCAGCGGGGGTccccggcggcagcggggggTGGCGAGGGGGGGCAGGGTGACGGAGGAGGTGCTGGCGTGAAGCCGAAGGGCGCCGGGAgccccagcctgcagctgcagggccaggTTGATGGTGCGGGGGACGGCCAGGCCCAGCCCGTGGAGGCGTAATTCCccgggggggacgacgggggGACCCCCCCGAGATCCCCCAACTCCCCCGGGCGCCCCTGGAGCCAGGAGACGTTGGCAACGTCGGAGTTGAGCTCGGAAATCTGTCCGCGCTGTCACGAAAACGTCGGCTCCGGTTCCGGGGGGGGTGGCGGTGGCGATGGAGAGGGGGGTGatggagggggggcggggggctgggCCCCGACGGCGGCGGCGGTCGGCTCCCCCCTTCCCCGGTGACCCCCCCGGTGCCGCTGACGGTGCTGCCGTGTGTCCCGAGGACATTCTGGGGTGGGGACACGACATGGGGAGGTCAGGGACAcagggggggtcctggggatccccgcagcccccccaaaaccactgTAGACCCCTATAGCCCCCCGTAGGCCCCCCCAAACACCCATTACACCCCCCAGGGATTCCTCCTggcccccccaacacccccaaccaccccagggacccccataACACCACCTAGGTCCCTATAACACCTCCCAAGCCCAAGAGAATCCCAGGAGTcccccagaaccccccccccGAGCTTCCCCCACCTCCAGGGAGCCCCCCAGACCCCATAGCTCCACACAGATCTCCCATAGGCCCCCATGGATCCCCCATGGAGCACCACAGACGCCCCCCACAAGCCCCGCAGACCCCCCCCGAGTCCCCAGCAGCCCCATAGATCTCCCAGAGCCCCACAagccccccccagacaccccacccccccgcacGCACCTCGCCGCGTCCCctccgccaccgccgccgcttCCGCTTCCGGGGACGCGGtcccgccccctccccaaaccccgCCTCCTCTCGCAGAAAGCCACGCCCCTGCTTTAGGAAcccgccccggcggggcgggcctGAAAGTCACGTGACGCGGAcacgccccgcccccccgccgcgcGCGGACCACCACGCCCCCCTCCGTCCCCATCACGTGACGCAGCGCGGAACCGCCATCTTGGCCCCCGACACAAACAAGCAGCGacgcggcggcggcagcggcgagAGCGGgacccgccgccccccccctcgccccgggatcccccccccccgggacccccccggtCGCCGGtaagggggggcggggcggggggaggggaaggggggggggcgggacggTCGCCATGGAAACCTCGAGCCGCggccccaccccacccctcgCCCCGCCTCTCTCCGCCGGGCCCCGCCCTCCCGTCGCCATGGAGCCTCCGTGGGTTTCCCCCGTTGCCATGGTGACACTGGATCCGTTTCCCCCCCGGTTGCCATAGAAACCCTTTACTTTCCTCGGGTTGCTGCTATGGAAACCAGGGGATCTCCCCAACCAGGCCGGTTGCCTTGGCGACTGGGGACACGCCCCTTCTAGACCCGTTGCCACGGCGATCGTAGAAGCCCCTCCCCGGCCCTGTCGCCATGGTGACCAGGACCCCCCCCGTTTCCACGGAGACCCCCGACCCCCACGTTGCCATGACGACGCGCCCCCTCCACACCCAGGTCATGACCCCGGATGTCCCCCTTCCCGGGTCATGACCCCCGCCGTCCGGGGGGAGGGGCTGGGACCAGCAGGGCCGCTGACCCGGGATCGTCGTCACCCCCCCCAAGACCTTCCCTGGGTGAGCTGGGAGTCctggggggcagttgggggtcctgggggggtcccaggggcaGTTGGGCGTTCGGGGGGGCATTAGGAGTGcgggggggcagttgggggctgaaccccttccccccacaccccaggACCACCCCCCCAGGGCCCGATCCTGGCGATGGCGGCCGAGACCCTCAACTTCGGTCCCGAGTGGTGagtgcggggccgggggggtcaCCCCCTCCGCAGTGTCCTGTTCCCTGTGTcatgtccgtgtcccccccccgcaggcTGCGGGCGCTCTCGGGGGGGGGTGGCGGTGTCGGCGTCGTGACCtcgccccccccatccccggcGCTGCCCCGGTACCGGCTGGCGGAGAACCGCTACGGGCGGGAGGAGATGCTGGCGCTGTACGTCCCCGGTGACAAggtggggacgggggggggacgacacgggGGGGGGGACTCAGGAGAGCTGGGGACATCGGGGGGGCACATGGCGGGGGAGTGCGGGGGGGAGGATGACACACAGGAGATCTGGGGGCAGATGGGGACGTTGcagggacctgggggggggcacggggacgccgggggggtccccacacccctccctgtgccccccccccccccaggccccccaggaGATCCAGGAGCGGGAATTCGCCGCCATCGCCCAGGAGGAGCCGCTGCCCCCCCTGGCGCTGCTGCCCCTCACCCAGGAGGAGCAGGTGGGGGAGGTGTCACTCGCGCCCCGGGGGGCGGTAATTaatggctggggggggcacacaccctgtgcccccccccccccagggctgtcccagggcagagagaccccccccagggtgGTTGGTGCCCCTGCGGGGGCGTTTTTGCCCCCGTGGGGGGGGTCGTTGTGCCCCTGGGGGGGTATCCCCCCCCCCGTGCTGGTTGTGACCCCCCCGtgttgtgtgtccccccccagcgGAACTTCTCGCTGTCGGTGAACAGCGTGGCCGTCCTGCGCCTGATGGGCCGCGCCGGGGGAGGGCCGGCAGCCGGGGGCCCCCGGGGCCGCGCTGGCACCCGCAGCCGAGGTATGAGGGGGGACAcacaacacacacacccccccacgACACACGCGTCCCCAGGGCGTCCcccgggaaggggggggggctgcgggggcccCTCCCTGTCCCTAGTGGGCCTGCACAGCCCCCCCGGGGTGTCTCTGTCCCTACATTGTCCctggatttcccccccccaatgctgtgtgtcccccccgtgtccccccagggCGGGGCCGTGCCGAGGGGGGGCTCGTCGCCATGGAGGTGCTGAGGAGccagagctgggaggagaggtgggacgggggggggggcacggagggggggctgggggagaggaggatcTGGGGGGGGTTTATGGGGGGGAcatgaggggctgggggggcgtTTGTGGGTCgggggggacttgggggggcACAGAGAGACAGTGGAGGACACAGATtatggggggggtcctggggctggtgggggtcACTGGCCCCCCCCAACATCTGACCTACCCGCCCCCGGGTGACACAGGGGTGAGCGGCGCTTTGAGAAGCCCCCACGGCGTGACGGAGGTGAgaggggggcagtggggggctggaggtgggTCATAAAGATCgggggggggcaatggggggctgggggcctCCAagagggctggggggcagcaaTGGGGGGGTCCCATGGAGGGGCAATAAGGGGAGGTCAAGGGGGGCTGGTGGTCGGGGGGGCCATGGGCAcctgggagggcactggggggggggtcctatgggggtctggggggctGTCTGTGATGGATatgggggggctatagggggcTGGGAGCtctctggggggggggtccatgatgtgctggggggtccccacaacctgccccccccccccccaggccgaGCGCCCTTtgaggagggggggggtcccccacgGAAGGAGCCCCCCCGCTCGGACTGCACCAACTGGCGTTCACTGCGGGAGGAGCCAGGGGCTGAagaggggggggcaggggggggcaGCTGGCGCTTGGGGCCACCCGcaccccccctcctcccccccccgccgccccgccccccccgcgaAGGGGAGCGCTGGCGGGGGGGCAGCCccggtgaggggggggggcacagggggatgTCCCCAACCCTGGGGGGGACCCATGGGGGGGGAtatggggtgatggggggggcaTGGGGTGACAGGGGGGAACGTGGGGATGTCCCCAGGTGTCAGGGGACACCACGGGGGGGGATGACATGGGGGGCACAGGGATGTCCCCAACCCTTGGGGGATCCCCGGGAGGAGGAacttggcggggggggaatATGTTGGGGCCGGCACAGGGATGTCCGCAACCCTTGGGGgatccggggggggggggggggggcaggaggggtgcGGGGAGTgtgggggggatgggggacacGGTtggggggtgaggagggggacatggggggcgGGGACACGGTAATGTCCCCACCCCCCCGTTGGGTGACatcccccccccgtccccgcagAGCCCCCccgctggcggcggcggggggaggcggggggggtgcgggggggccCCGAGGAGCGCCGGGAGCTGCCGGAGTggtgcctggaggaggaggaggggggggggacgggaacCTTCGATGCCTCGGGGGCCTTCCTGCCCAGCAAGGTGCGAGGGGGGGCACCcaagggaggggggggcacccaacgggggggggggagggggggttgggTGTTCAAGGGAGACCCAGGTGTCTTGGGGGGCTCTCAAGGGTGGGGGGACACGTGGGGGGGgaccccggggcgggggggaatgACCCTGCAAGGTTTTTGGGGGGACCGCGGGGGGGGGTGACGACAACACCCAGGTGTCCAGCCCAGCTACCCCCTCCCCCCGCAGAAGCCCCCCCTTGCTCCCCTCCCAGAGGACCCCAAGACGGCGCCCAGCGAGAGTGGGGTCCCGCAGCCCCCCGAGGGGCCCCCCCCGGGTAAGGACCCTCCCCCCCACAGCTCCACAcaccccccaagcccccctTACCCCTattctccccacagccccccccgaGGACCCCCCCGAGGAGCCGCCGCTgccccctgagccccccccgGCCACCACCGAGGACGCCCCGACCCCCCCAGCAGGTAtggccccccccccaaacacgCCCCCAACACCCCCTCCTTTAActcccttctccccctgccaGAGGACCCCAGCGTCCGGGTGCCGCCCCCTGCCGGCGATgcagaggatgaggaggggaTGAAGCACTTGCAGCAGGTAAGGCGGGATTATAATGGGGGGGTGGtgttttggggacccccctcgactgtcccccccctccccaggaggcAGAGAAGCTGGTGGCATCGCTACAGGAGCCCTCCCTGGAGGAAGAAGCGTttggggggggccgggcccccccccggctgccaGACCCCCTCCCCCTCGCCCACCAAGCTGCTCACAAGTGGTTCTACAAAGACCCCCAGGGGGAAATCCaaggtttgggggtgggggggaacacCCCAAAccaacattccccccccccaaaccagtacccccctccccaaaccaccacccccccctttACCCCCCCCCAGGCCCTTTCTCCCCCCAGGAGATGGGTGAGTGGTTCCAGGCCGGTTACTTCCCCATGGCGCTGCTGGTGAAACGCGGCTGCGATGAGGTTTTCCAGCCCCTCGGTGACGTCATCAAGATGTGGGGGCGCGTCCCCTTCGCCCCTGgaccctccccaccccccctgctGGTGAGGTCACCCCCAAATTtacacccccccgccccccccaaatctgTTCTCCGGGTGAGGAACCCCACAGTTATACATAGGTTGGGGGGAGCTCTTGCAGCAGCCAGGGACCCCCTAAATACCCCACAGACCCCCCTCAGTAacccctgagccccccccacccctcaccaCCCCCCAGAAGACCCTCTGACCCCCCCAAACACCCTTTAAGCACCACAGGGACCCCCTCAAACACTCCCTGGGAGCCCTCACAGACCCCCCTGACCCCCCTAAACTACTCCCGACCCCTCCAACtctccctgggaccccccccaaacaccccctgtgacccctgaccccccccagggTAACTTGGACCAGGAGCggctgaagaagcagcaggagttggcagcagcggcggctctttaccagcagctccagcagcagcaattcCTGCAGCTCCTTGGCCGGTGGGTCCTGTGTgaccccccccgacccccccccaacccccggGTCCCTCATTaacacacccccctcccccaaaaaatgTCCCCAGGCAGCCGCCATCCCCCTGCCCCGTTCCCCCGAAAAGCAGCGAGCTGACGCCGCAGCAGCTGCGGGCTCTGCTGCAGGAACTGCAGGCCCTGAAACCCAGGTGAGACCCCCCCCGctgtgacacccccccctcTGGATACCGGGGTGTCCatattgtgtgtgtgtgtgtccccaacTGTCCACTCTGCCCGCCCAGGCAAGGGGAACCCAACCTGCTGCGGTCGCTGTCAGTGCCGGAGGCGACGCCGCTCTGGGACCCATCGCAGCCCCCTGGTGAgttggggggcactggggggggagggggggcagcgATTTGGGGGTGTGTAGCATGGGAGTGGGGCTGCCATGGGGCAGGGGCTGTTCCCACagctgctgtggggctgtggcCCCCTCCCTTACCATATATCATGTCCCCCCGCAGGCGGCAATTTGGGGCTGTGGGAGCTGCCCCtcggctccccccccccgagccccatcctggagcagctgcagctaCAGCTCAAGGTGAGGACACCGGGGGTGTGTGTCGTCatcgttcccccccccccgggacaccCGGGGTGCCCCCCCCGGACATGGGGTGGGGTCCGTGTCCCCCCCTGAGCACTGTTGCAGCTGCAGGACCTCCGAGCCCGGTGGGAGGAGGATGAGCAGCGGAAGCGGCGGCAGAAGGAAGAGCTGCTGCGGCACAAGCAGGTTGGGGGGTGGtctttggagggggggggacccaggaggGTCCT
Proteins encoded in this region:
- the POP7 gene encoding ribonuclease P protein subunit p20, which encodes MAVVWVAPLSSTSPVLRPLAKLGRHGQGCGPGWPGSTPSPRLGTRGRMSSGHTAAPSAAPGGSPGKGGADRRRRRGPAPRPPSITPLSIATATPPGTGADVFVTARTDFRAQLRRCQRLLAPGAPGGVGGSRGGPPVVPPGELRLHGLGLAVPRTINLALQLQAGAPGALRLHASTSSVTLPPLATPRCRRGPPLGRGVGEEEEVEGLEEEEEEDGDGASPRLRHNSAIHIRVCREAPCA
- the GIGYF1 gene encoding GRB10-interacting GYF protein 1 isoform X2, which gives rise to MAAETLNFGPEWLRALSGGGGGVGVVTSPPPSPALPRYRLAENRYGREEMLALYVPGDKAPQEIQEREFAAIAQEEPLPPLALLPLTQEEQRNFSLSVNSVAVLRLMGRAGGGPAAGGPRGRAGTRSRGRGRAEGGLVAMEVLRSQSWEERGERRFEKPPRRDGGRAPFEEGGGPPRKEPPRSDCTNWRSLREEPGAEEGGAGGGSWRLGPPAPPLLPPPPPRPPREGERWRGGSPEPPRWRRRGEAGGVRGGPEERRELPEWCLEEEEGGGTGTFDASGAFLPSKKPPLAPLPEDPKTAPSESGVPQPPEGPPPAPPEDPPEEPPLPPEPPPATTEDAPTPPAEDPSVRVPPPAGDAEDEEGMKHLQQEAEKLVASLQEPSLEEEAFGGGRAPPRLPDPLPLAHQAAHKWFYKDPQGEIQGPFSPQEMGEWFQAGYFPMALLVKRGCDEVFQPLGDVIKMWGRVPFAPGPSPPPLLGNLDQERLKKQQELAAAAALYQQLQQQQFLQLLGRQPPSPCPVPPKSSELTPQQLRALLQELQALKPRQGEPNLLRSLSVPEATPLWDPSQPPGGNLGLWELPLGSPPPSPILEQLQLQLKVRTPGVCVEDEQRKRRQKEELLRHKQCRQQEVLLKLLQQSGGPGGAPQNWALPKAPPTPDGERPPHKAQRGARAVGTAWGPELWPPPEKSPPAWEETGARGGLLRSGRGGSKGGRSGPPPGPCGRGMEEAALLKLLQGLPPPPETLAHWCQAALQALGAAPVLGVDAPPPFEAWPRPADPPEAQPFPHPLLERPSCPTAPPHSPQEVWLGAGPLPLRPFGPGANPPPPEGAGGARGKQHPLLLLHSDPSILGYSLHGPGGEVEMVKEY
- the GIGYF1 gene encoding GRB10-interacting GYF protein 1 isoform X1; its protein translation is MAAETLNFGPEWLRALSGGGGGVGVVTSPPPSPALPRYRLAENRYGREEMLALYVPGDKAPQEIQEREFAAIAQEEPLPPLALLPLTQEEQRNFSLSVNSVAVLRLMGRAGGGPAAGGPRGRAGTRSRGRGRAEGGLVAMEVLRSQSWEERGERRFEKPPRRDGGRAPFEEGGGPPRKEPPRSDCTNWRSLREEPGAEEGGAGGGSWRLGPPAPPLLPPPPPRPPREGERWRGGSPEPPRWRRRGEAGGVRGGPEERRELPEWCLEEEEGGGTGTFDASGAFLPSKKPPLAPLPEDPKTAPSESGVPQPPEGPPPAPPEDPPEEPPLPPEPPPATTEDAPTPPAEDPSVRVPPPAGDAEDEEGMKHLQQEAEKLVASLQEPSLEEEAFGGGRAPPRLPDPLPLAHQAAHKWFYKDPQGEIQGPFSPQEMGEWFQAGYFPMALLVKRGCDEVFQPLGDVIKMWGRVPFAPGPSPPPLLGNLDQERLKKQQELAAAAALYQQLQQQQFLQLLGRQPPSPCPVPPKSSELTPQQLRALLQELQALKPRQGEPNLLRSLSVPEATPLWDPSQPPGGNLGLWELPLGSPPPSPILEQLQLQLKLQDLRARWEEDEQRKRRQKEELLRHKQCRQQEVLLKLLQQSGGPGGAPQNWALPKAPPTPDGERPPHKAQRGARAVGTAWGPELWPPPEKSPPAWEETGARGGLLRSGRGGSKGGRSGPPPGPCGRGMEEAALLKLLQGLPPPPETLAHWCQAALQALGAAPVLGVDAPPPFEAWPRPADPPEAQPFPHPLLERPSCPTAPPHSPQEVWLGAGPLPLRPFGPGANPPPPEGAGGARGKQHPLLLLHSDPSILGYSLHGPGGEVEMVKEY